From one Planktothrix agardhii NIES-204 genomic stretch:
- a CDS encoding pterin-4-alpha-carbinolamine dehydratase: protein MVALLNSSQIQELSSQIPDWKVEGKHLKIVKTFKDFIEAIAFVNKLVEPAETAGHHPDLEISYNKVTISLTSHDAGGLTEKDFALARQISTLL from the coding sequence ATGGTTGCACTACTCAATTCTAGCCAAATTCAAGAACTTTCTAGTCAAATTCCCGACTGGAAAGTGGAAGGAAAGCATTTAAAAATAGTCAAAACCTTTAAAGATTTTATTGAAGCGATTGCATTTGTGAACAAACTTGTTGAACCTGCGGAAACGGCTGGACATCACCCGGATTTAGAAATTTCCTACAATAAAGTGACCATTAGCTTAACCAGTCATGATGCTGGGGGCTTAACCGAAAAAGATTTTGCCCTAGCGCGACAAATCTCAACACTGCTTTAA
- a CDS encoding hypothetical protein (protein of unknown function UPF0118), which translates to MSNSVFSPLQNRLLTCLLILVVGWLSFQLLGYVGELISLLVTSGLIAFLLNYAVAKLERFIPRGIAAALVYLVAILTFVIIGLTIVPPVFNQGRQLITRLPELIESGRQQLAEFQVWSVDRNLPFDVGILQQQLLSKIQGTIEPIFAGSLGIVLGTFNWFFDLIFILVIAFYMLLDGERLWKILITILSPQIREVITISLKRNLKKFVLGQTLQGIFMTSILTVAFFMLKVPYFLLFAVVIGLLEIIPFVGATLGIGSVTFIVAFIDWWMALQVLAVAVSVQQVKDNIVAPRIMGDLTGLSPVVIFSALLLGGKIGGLLGFILAIPMAGVIKSIVEVVFDPTLPPQTGSFFYNPLNPQE; encoded by the coding sequence ATGAGCAATTCTGTATTTTCACCCTTACAAAATCGTTTACTCACTTGTTTGCTTATTTTAGTAGTGGGTTGGTTAAGTTTTCAATTATTAGGTTATGTTGGAGAGTTAATTAGTTTATTAGTAACCTCTGGATTAATTGCTTTTTTACTTAACTATGCAGTGGCAAAATTAGAGCGCTTTATTCCTAGGGGAATAGCGGCAGCTTTAGTCTATTTAGTTGCTATTTTAACCTTTGTAATTATTGGGTTAACTATTGTCCCTCCGGTCTTTAATCAAGGACGACAATTGATCACACGCTTACCAGAATTAATTGAATCAGGACGACAACAGTTAGCTGAATTTCAAGTCTGGAGTGTTGACCGTAATTTACCCTTTGATGTGGGGATTTTACAACAACAACTGTTATCTAAAATTCAGGGAACCATTGAACCTATTTTTGCCGGAAGTTTGGGGATAGTTTTAGGAACCTTTAATTGGTTTTTTGACTTAATTTTTATCTTGGTAATTGCCTTTTATATGTTATTAGATGGGGAGCGGTTATGGAAAATTTTAATCACTATTCTATCCCCACAAATTCGAGAAGTGATCACGATTTCCTTAAAACGAAATTTGAAAAAATTTGTCCTGGGACAAACCTTGCAAGGAATATTTATGACATCCATTTTAACCGTTGCCTTTTTTATGCTTAAAGTTCCCTATTTCCTATTATTTGCAGTTGTGATTGGATTACTGGAAATTATTCCCTTTGTGGGGGCAACATTAGGCATTGGAAGTGTCACTTTTATTGTAGCTTTTATTGATTGGTGGATGGCTTTACAGGTGTTAGCAGTTGCCGTTTCCGTTCAACAAGTGAAGGATAATATTGTTGCTCCTCGAATTATGGGGGATTTAACTGGATTAAGCCCCGTTGTTATTTTCAGCGCTTTATTATTAGGAGGAAAAATTGGGGGATTATTAGGATTTATTCTGGCAATTCCCATGGCAGGAGTAATTAAAAGTATCGTTGAGGTAGTTTTTGATCCGACTTTACCCCCTCAAACGGGTTCATTTTTTTATAATCCCTTAAACCCACAGGAATAG
- a CDS encoding putative ABC transporter permease protein — MKWWQRLKTNPLAQFGAGILLLFYLVVIAANFVAPYSPYESQLNASLLPPTQIYWYDQKGQWIGPHVYPTTQGPVDIETGKREINLDKSQPSPVRFFVPGEPYKILGIIPFDRHLFGTVGAGKINLLGTDEQARDQFSRLVHGGRVSLSIGLVGIMISFPLGMIFGGISGYFGGWLDSLIMRIVEVLMTIPGLYLLVALAAVLPPQISSTQRFLLIVVIISFISWAGLARVIRGQVLSIKEQQFVQASRAIGASPLYIITRHVLPQTATYLIISATLAIPSFIISESVLSLIGLGIQPPDPSWGNLLSSATNASILVLQPWLIWPPAILIILTVLAFNLLGDGLRDALDPRSIQR; from the coding sequence ATGAAATGGTGGCAACGACTGAAAACGAATCCTTTAGCTCAATTTGGGGCTGGAATTTTACTGTTATTTTATTTAGTGGTAATTGCGGCAAATTTTGTTGCACCCTATAGTCCTTATGAATCCCAACTTAACGCTTCTTTATTACCCCCAACCCAAATTTATTGGTATGATCAAAAAGGGCAATGGATAGGCCCCCATGTTTATCCCACTACTCAAGGCCCGGTTGATATTGAAACCGGAAAACGTGAAATTAATCTTGATAAAAGTCAGCCTAGTCCAGTGCGATTTTTTGTGCCGGGAGAACCCTATAAAATTCTAGGAATCATTCCTTTTGATCGTCATTTATTCGGGACTGTAGGGGCTGGAAAAATTAACTTACTCGGCACAGATGAACAAGCTAGAGATCAGTTTAGTCGCCTAGTTCATGGGGGGCGGGTTAGTCTGAGTATTGGATTAGTAGGAATTATGATTTCTTTCCCACTAGGAATGATTTTTGGGGGAATTTCTGGCTATTTTGGCGGATGGTTAGATAGCTTAATTATGCGAATTGTTGAAGTTTTAATGACGATTCCGGGGTTATATTTATTGGTGGCATTAGCAGCCGTTTTACCTCCACAAATTAGCAGTACCCAGCGTTTTTTGTTAATTGTGGTGATTATTTCTTTTATTAGTTGGGCTGGTTTAGCGCGGGTGATTCGAGGGCAGGTTTTATCAATTAAGGAACAACAATTTGTGCAAGCATCAAGGGCAATTGGTGCCAGTCCGTTGTATATTATTACCCGTCATGTTCTGCCCCAAACGGCTACTTATTTGATTATTTCTGCTACCTTAGCGATTCCTAGTTTTATTATTTCAGAATCGGTTTTAAGTTTAATTGGATTAGGAATCCAACCCCCCGATCCCTCCTGGGGAAATTTACTTTCTTCTGCTACCAATGCCTCAATTTTGGTCTTGCAACCTTGGTTAATTTGGCCGCCTGCCATTTTAATTATTTTGACGGTTTTAGCCTTTAATTTATTAGGAGATGGGTTAAGAGATGCCCTTGATCCGCGCAGTATTCAACGATAA
- a CDS encoding serine/threonine protein kinase and signal transduction histidine kinase with GAF sensor, whose product MITLPGYQILHPIYNGSRTLVYRGIRLSDQRPVVIKLLRSEYPTIASLIEFRNQYRITKNLNIEGIVPILDLEPYSNGFALIMEDQGYISLADYWVSRELTLGELLRIAIEITRILEQLYQHRIIHKDVKLQNILVHPETLKIQLIDFSISTQFDRQNQEVFNSQGLEGTLAYMSPEQTGRTHRGIDYRTDLYSLGVTLYQLFTRKLPFQSSEPLELIHAHLALLPLPLIEIRPSLPLMLNNIILKLMAKNPEARYQTPSGLLHDLELCLEQWETIGDIPLFPLASMDLNDRFIIPDKFYGRESELAHLSSIFPEIQSRIIVVTGQSGIGKSSLVQEFYQKTIQNQAHFISGKFDQFRNNTPFWGWVQGIKQLIQQILTETPAKVEDWKTKLIEALGEKTQILVDVIPELKSLLNQQVLTPELEANLDQNQFNRLILRLIQVFAQPPHPLIIFLDDLQWADIESLRLIQVLMSPENSSQSLVLILAYRDQEIGETHPLRETLKTLENLGIPIEQIVLNPLEESAINQIIAETLVCSLELAQPLTELVNQQTQGNPFFVSQFLQSLYTEELIWFHPPQSSLGNQDLLRGWQCDLTEIKTRFVNPNILDLIIHKLQQLPEATQEILKFAACLGHQFNAFDLATVTEISYLEILQALEVAAQAQLIVIVKEIYPFYSLEMGVDLGSQFDPDETLPLLQSGVDQYKFIHDRIQQAAYLLIPSSQRQATHLKIGKLLLNQIQKRFDQPIETILTELLPETLLNIINQFNLGVGLIKNLKERHQLALFNLIAGRKAKITTAYPTAVGHLAIGMGLLTANSWETDYQLTLELYTEATEVAALSQDFESLNDWGRIILEQAKTLSDQVRIYELLIEGYRSQHQDQNAVNLALTVCQQLDVSLGDDSPLESWQELKQNFINYLAGRSPLELLDLPELSDPNLVSLFTILTASFPSAYVTMPEQFPIRVITLVNLSCQRGNTALSSLVYAAFGFILCTKGDIELGNEMGELALELSAKLGNYELKINVKKLVYTLIKPYKYSLKNLLSPLQLYSYQIQELGNIEQGYCLAQSYIEIADILGKDISELESEIEYFLNQFRDLKSPSELMVMTHYDQKLQILNGKLDPQTLLNFSYVETQIPKISEIGHSSQEIPFQLALNFMILTYRLGKFQQAREWCQQAELYLDRQTYFIFLPIFYCYQSLINLALYSEYSGEQQARILETISLNLEKLKIYATLTPVNFSHYFYLVEAEYNRIQGNYVKVMEAFEQAIDWAQTHQFIQEEALGYELAAQFYLDWGKEKIARVYLIDAYYGYAHWGAFAKVKILESRYSQLLDSILEQIIVPKTGVTINTNTEETIISSSNGGSAALDLATVTKASQALSQEIDLEQLLRRLIQVVIQNAGAEKCCILLFKSGNLVIEAIASLNPLNGDSIEIHSLLKSLPIEESENLPLLILNTVIQTQEFVILSDARQEPRYRHDPYLEHHQSRSILMTPIKNRGKLIGILYLENNLTTAVFTPERLEVLKILFSQAAISIDNAKLYSQVRNNERQMTQFLEGIPVGVAVLDPTGKPYYTNQKAQELLKTKVIPGVVCDALSNIYQAYLNGFQNRLSYAPISDDNFSNSTQDTTFILEVNQGDKTILIENWVTPTYDEHGDLAYAILAFQDITKRQQTEQALRQAEEKYRSIFENASEGLFQTTPTGRYISANPALARILGYDSPWDLMSMITNVQEELYVDSQRRKDFKQLIDQQGEVSGFEFKAYRKDGSIIWISENARSVFNEQNQLLYYEGFVVDITERKKAEEDRIQFMQKLSELNLHLDEALDSEFELTDAAARFVPHEFLSFLGYESIVEVQLGAAVQKEMSILFADIRDFTSLSEDMTPEDNFKFINAFLSRMEPAIVDNYGFIDKYIGDEIMALFGGSADDSVRAGVEMINRLNDYNETRQRPDRPPIKIGIGINTGGLMLGIVGGKNRLDSTVISDSVNVASRIENLTKNYGVSLLITHWTFMALEDANQYAFRIIDRVKVKGKSDAVTVYEVFDADLPEIKAGKLITKTTFEYGLMQYYLERYSEAAQLFQECLDRNPQDQVAQIYLERCLSKMSNG is encoded by the coding sequence AATTTAGGAACCAATATCGGATTACTAAAAACCTAAATATAGAGGGAATTGTTCCGATTCTGGATTTGGAACCTTATAGTAATGGGTTTGCCTTAATTATGGAGGATCAAGGTTATATTTCCTTGGCAGATTATTGGGTGAGTCGAGAATTAACCTTGGGTGAATTATTGAGAATTGCCATTGAAATTACCCGAATTTTAGAACAGTTATATCAACATCGAATTATTCACAAAGATGTGAAGCTGCAAAATATTTTAGTACATCCCGAAACCCTAAAAATTCAACTGATTGATTTTAGTATTTCCACCCAATTTGACCGCCAAAATCAGGAAGTTTTCAATTCTCAAGGGTTAGAAGGAACCTTAGCATATATGTCCCCTGAACAGACAGGAAGAACCCATCGAGGTATTGATTATCGAACAGATTTATATTCTTTGGGTGTTACCCTTTATCAATTATTCACGCGCAAACTTCCCTTCCAGTCTTCCGAACCTTTAGAGTTAATTCATGCCCATTTAGCCCTCTTACCTTTGCCTTTAATTGAAATCAGACCTTCTTTACCTTTGATGTTAAATAATATTATTTTAAAATTGATGGCTAAAAATCCAGAGGCACGGTATCAAACCCCATCAGGATTATTACATGATTTAGAATTATGTTTAGAACAGTGGGAAACAATCGGGGATATTCCTCTATTTCCTTTAGCCAGCATGGACTTAAATGATCGTTTTATTATTCCTGATAAGTTTTATGGACGGGAATCAGAACTAGCTCATTTAAGTTCAATCTTTCCAGAGATTCAATCCAGAATTATCGTTGTTACGGGTCAATCGGGTATTGGAAAATCGTCCCTGGTTCAAGAATTTTATCAAAAAACAATCCAAAATCAAGCTCATTTTATATCCGGTAAATTTGATCAATTTAGAAATAATACCCCCTTTTGGGGATGGGTACAAGGGATTAAACAGTTAATTCAACAAATCTTAACAGAAACTCCCGCAAAAGTTGAAGATTGGAAAACCAAACTAATAGAAGCATTAGGAGAAAAAACCCAGATTCTCGTTGATGTGATTCCCGAACTTAAATCTTTATTAAATCAGCAAGTTTTAACTCCTGAATTAGAAGCAAATCTTGATCAAAATCAGTTTAATCGTTTAATTCTCAGGTTAATTCAGGTCTTTGCTCAACCGCCCCATCCCTTAATTATTTTTTTGGATGATTTACAGTGGGCGGATATAGAATCTTTAAGATTAATTCAGGTATTAATGAGTCCTGAAAATTCATCCCAATCCCTAGTTTTAATTCTAGCCTATCGGGATCAAGAAATCGGAGAAACCCATCCTTTAAGAGAAACCTTAAAAACCTTAGAAAATTTAGGAATTCCGATTGAACAGATTGTTTTAAATCCTTTAGAAGAATCTGCCATTAATCAAATCATAGCAGAAACATTAGTTTGTTCCTTAGAATTAGCTCAACCCCTAACGGAATTAGTCAACCAACAAACCCAAGGAAATCCTTTTTTTGTGAGTCAATTTCTCCAGTCATTATATACAGAAGAACTAATCTGGTTTCATCCGCCTCAATCTTCCCTTGGTAATCAAGATTTACTGAGGGGTTGGCAATGTGATTTAACGGAAATCAAAACTCGTTTTGTCAATCCTAATATTTTAGATTTAATTATTCATAAATTACAACAATTACCAGAAGCAACCCAGGAAATTTTAAAATTTGCTGCCTGTTTAGGCCATCAATTTAATGCCTTTGATTTAGCAACGGTGACAGAAATATCCTATTTAGAAATCTTACAAGCCTTAGAAGTTGCTGCTCAGGCTCAATTGATTGTTATTGTTAAAGAAATTTATCCATTTTATTCCCTAGAAATGGGTGTAGATTTGGGTTCACAATTTGATCCCGATGAAACTTTACCCCTATTACAATCGGGAGTTGATCAATATAAATTTATTCATGATCGAATTCAACAAGCTGCCTATCTTTTAATTCCCAGTTCTCAACGACAAGCGACCCATTTAAAAATAGGAAAATTATTATTAAATCAAATTCAAAAACGGTTTGATCAACCCATAGAAACAATTTTAACTGAACTTTTGCCAGAAACTTTATTGAATATTATTAATCAGTTCAATTTAGGCGTAGGTTTAATTAAAAATCTAAAAGAACGTCATCAGTTAGCCTTATTTAACTTAATAGCAGGACGCAAAGCAAAGATAACCACCGCCTATCCAACGGCCGTTGGACATTTAGCGATCGGGATGGGATTATTAACCGCCAACAGTTGGGAAACCGACTATCAATTAACCTTAGAATTATATACAGAAGCCACAGAAGTTGCGGCTTTAAGTCAAGATTTTGAATCCCTAAATGATTGGGGTAGGATTATATTAGAACAGGCTAAAACCCTATCGGATCAAGTTAGAATTTATGAGTTATTGATTGAAGGGTATAGAAGTCAACATCAAGATCAAAATGCGGTGAATCTTGCTTTAACTGTTTGTCAACAGCTTGATGTGAGTTTGGGAGATGATTCCCCTTTAGAATCTTGGCAAGAATTAAAGCAAAATTTTATCAATTATTTAGCGGGAAGATCCCCTTTAGAATTATTAGATTTGCCCGAATTATCCGATCCTAATTTAGTGAGTTTATTCACTATTTTAACCGCCAGTTTTCCTTCAGCTTACGTTACTATGCCTGAACAATTTCCCATAAGGGTAATCACATTAGTAAATTTATCCTGTCAACGGGGAAATACCGCTTTATCTAGTTTAGTTTATGCAGCTTTCGGATTTATACTTTGTACCAAAGGAGATATAGAATTAGGGAATGAAATGGGAGAATTGGCTTTAGAATTATCTGCTAAATTAGGGAATTATGAGTTAAAAATTAATGTCAAAAAATTAGTTTATACCCTAATCAAACCCTATAAATATTCCTTAAAAAATCTGTTATCACCTCTACAACTATACTCATACCAAATTCAAGAACTTGGGAATATTGAACAAGGGTATTGTCTAGCTCAATCCTATATTGAAATAGCGGATATATTGGGTAAAGACATATCGGAATTAGAATCAGAAATTGAGTATTTCTTAAATCAGTTTCGAGATTTAAAATCTCCATCGGAACTTATGGTTATGACCCACTATGATCAAAAGTTACAAATTTTAAATGGGAAATTAGATCCCCAAACCCTACTGAATTTTTCTTATGTTGAAACCCAAATCCCAAAAATAAGTGAAATTGGACATTCTTCCCAGGAAATACCGTTCCAATTGGCTTTAAATTTTATGATTTTAACCTATAGATTAGGGAAATTTCAACAGGCGCGGGAGTGGTGTCAACAAGCCGAATTATATTTAGATAGACAAACCTATTTCATTTTCTTACCGATTTTTTACTGTTATCAATCTTTAATTAATCTAGCCCTCTATTCTGAATATTCTGGGGAGCAACAGGCTCGTATTTTAGAAACAATTTCCTTAAATCTTGAAAAACTAAAAATCTATGCTACCTTGACTCCGGTAAATTTTTCCCATTATTTTTATTTGGTAGAAGCCGAATATAACCGAATTCAAGGGAATTATGTTAAAGTGATGGAAGCCTTTGAACAAGCGATCGATTGGGCTCAAACCCATCAATTTATTCAGGAAGAAGCCCTCGGTTATGAATTAGCGGCTCAATTTTATTTAGATTGGGGAAAAGAAAAAATTGCTCGGGTATACCTAATTGATGCCTATTATGGTTATGCTCATTGGGGCGCTTTTGCTAAAGTTAAGATTTTAGAATCTCGTTATTCTCAACTGTTAGATTCTATTTTGGAACAAATTATTGTCCCTAAAACTGGAGTCACAATCAATACAAATACCGAAGAAACAATTATATCAAGTAGTAATGGGGGTTCGGCTGCTCTTGATTTAGCAACGGTGACCAAAGCCTCTCAAGCCCTATCTCAAGAAATTGATTTAGAGCAGCTTTTGAGGCGATTAATTCAAGTGGTGATTCAAAATGCTGGAGCAGAAAAATGTTGTATTCTTTTGTTTAAATCGGGCAACTTAGTGATTGAAGCGATCGCTAGTTTAAATCCTTTAAATGGGGACTCCATTGAAATTCATTCCTTATTAAAATCCCTACCCATAGAGGAGAGTGAAAACCTACCGCTTTTAATTCTGAATACGGTGATTCAAACCCAAGAATTTGTGATTTTATCCGATGCTCGTCAAGAACCGCGATATCGTCATGATCCCTATTTGGAACATCATCAATCCCGATCTATTTTAATGACTCCGATTAAAAATAGAGGAAAATTGATTGGAATTCTGTATCTTGAAAATAACTTAACAACCGCAGTGTTTACCCCAGAAAGATTAGAAGTTCTGAAAATCCTATTTTCTCAAGCTGCAATTTCCATTGATAATGCTAAACTGTATTCCCAGGTTAGAAATAATGAACGACAGATGACACAATTTTTAGAAGGAATTCCCGTGGGTGTTGCTGTTTTAGATCCCACAGGAAAGCCCTATTATACCAATCAAAAAGCTCAGGAATTACTCAAAACTAAAGTGATTCCTGGAGTGGTCTGTGATGCCTTATCTAATATTTACCAAGCCTATCTTAACGGGTTTCAAAACCGTCTATCCTATGCCCCAATTTCCGATGATAATTTCTCTAACTCGACCCAAGACACCACCTTTATTTTAGAAGTCAATCAAGGGGATAAAACCATTTTGATTGAAAATTGGGTGACACCAACCTATGACGAACATGGGGATTTAGCCTATGCAATTCTCGCCTTTCAAGATATTACTAAACGTCAGCAAACTGAACAAGCATTAAGACAGGCGGAAGAAAAATATCGCAGTATTTTTGAAAATGCTAGTGAAGGCTTATTTCAAACTACACCCACCGGACGTTATATTAGTGCAAATCCCGCCCTAGCCAGAATTTTAGGTTATGATTCTCCCTGGGATTTAATGTCGATGATTACTAATGTTCAAGAAGAACTTTATGTTGATTCCCAAAGGCGAAAGGATTTTAAACAATTAATTGATCAGCAGGGAGAAGTTTCAGGATTTGAATTTAAAGCCTATCGTAAAGATGGCAGTATTATTTGGATTTCTGAAAATGCCCGGTCTGTATTTAATGAGCAGAATCAATTACTTTATTATGAAGGTTTTGTGGTTGATATTACCGAGCGAAAAAAAGCCGAAGAAGATCGAATTCAATTTATGCAAAAACTCTCAGAATTGAATCTTCATTTAGATGAAGCCCTAGATTCTGAATTTGAATTAACCGACGCAGCGGCGCGATTTGTTCCCCATGAATTTCTTTCTTTTTTGGGTTATGAAAGTATTGTAGAAGTGCAGTTAGGGGCGGCAGTTCAAAAAGAAATGTCGATTTTATTTGCTGATATTCGGGATTTTACTAGCCTATCTGAAGATATGACACCCGAAGATAATTTTAAATTTATTAATGCTTTTTTAAGTCGTATGGAGCCTGCAATTGTTGATAATTATGGGTTTATTGATAAATATATTGGGGATGAAATTATGGCATTATTTGGCGGATCTGCCGATGATTCTGTACGAGCTGGAGTGGAGATGATTAATCGACTTAATGACTATAATGAAACCCGCCAACGCCCCGATCGTCCCCCAATTAAAATTGGCATTGGCATTAATACCGGGGGATTAATGTTGGGAATTGTCGGGGGTAAAAATCGCCTGGATAGTACGGTGATTAGTGATTCGGTGAATGTGGCTTCTCGGATTGAAAATTTAACTAAAAATTATGGGGTTTCTTTATTAATTACCCATTGGACTTTTATGGCTTTAGAAGACGCTAATCAATATGCGTTTAGAATTATTGATCGGGTAAAAGTCAAAGGAAAATCCGATGCTGTTACTGTCTATGAGGTGTTTGATGCAGATTTACCCGAAATTAAAGCGGGGAAATTAATTACAAAAACTACCTTTGAGTATGGATTAATGCAGTATTATTTAGAACGTTACTCAGAGGCGGCACAGTTATTCCAAGAATGTCTAGATCGCAATCCCCAAGATCAAGTGGCTCAAATTTATTTAGAACGCTGTTTATCGAAAATGAGTAATGGGTAA